The Dasypus novemcinctus isolate mDasNov1 chromosome 13, mDasNov1.1.hap2, whole genome shotgun sequence genome segment TCCACGTTCTCTGGGGTGATGCGCTTCCTCTGGCCGGTCTCGTGGCTCGCCAGCTCCAGGACATTGGCCGTCAGGTATTCCAGAATGCCAGCGAGGAAAACCGGTGTGGACAGGCTCAGGCGCTGGGCACAGTGGCTCTCCCGCAGAACACGGTCCACACGGCTGACGGGGAACTGCAGCTCTGCTCTTGTGGAGCGGGAGAGGGCTGGCCTCCTGCGCCAATAGGTACTCTGGCGGCTCTTTTTCCCACGCATGGTGTTGGCTGGGTTTGGCTTGGTTTGGCCCAGCTTGATTGTCCTGCTGGCCTGAGCCTCCAAACAGGAAGTGCTCAGTCCTGCCCTTTTTATCCCGGTGCCTCAGCCCTCACTGGCCAGGGAGCAGCCTTTGTGACACATAGACTCTGTGGTGTCATTGGTGTCCACTGGGTCAAATGGGATGCCCAAGGGATTCACCTCTCAGAGCCAGGTAAGCAGCATTAACGGAGGCATACTCAGCCCTGTTACAGCCCAGGAGTATCTTTCTTGGCTCTCTTAGGTGAATTCAAAGCATTAATAGTACTTTGCTGACTCTCTGTTTTACTcattttgatatttaatttttaaaattttgaaataatttcaaacatacaggaaAGATGCAAAAATAACACAGAAACAATACTCCAGACTCCAATGTAAACCACCCAGTTACTCAGGTTTACCCACTCCTATTGACCTGCCTTTTGCTATTAGGGCAGGAGAACACAGTACCTTGCTCTTTTTGTAAatatagctttttattttgaaatactttcaaacttacaggacagttagaaacatactacaaaccctATACAGAGACTCCAGCATACCCCATCACCCCAGATCCTCAGATACtaatttaaacattttgtcacatttgctgtatcattctatctatctatctatctatctatctatctatctctctatctatctatctatctatcatctatctatctatctatctatctatctatctatctatctatctagactttcaatccattttctgaacactcaGCATAAGTTGCAGGCATCATGTTCCTTAAGCGCTTATTACTGGtctatacatttcttttttttttttttttaagatttatttatttatttaatcctctccccccccccccccgagttgtctgttctctgtgtctatttgctgcgtcttgtttctttgtccgcttctgttgtcgtcagcggcacgggaagtgtgggcagcgccattcctgggcaggctgcactttctttcgcgctgggcggctctccttacgggtgcagtccttgcgcatggggctcccctacgcaggggacacccctgtgtggggctgcactccttgcgcgtatcagcactgcgcatgcgccagctccacacgtgtcaaggaggcccagggtttgaaccgcggacctcccatgtggtagatggacgccctaaccactgggccaagtccgtttccctgtacatttcttaagaataagggtgtttACTTATGCAACCACCTTAAATACAGTTATCAAGCTCAGGAAATTTAATATAGATATAAAgctttcatatgtcccaataatttccctttgaaccttttctcctcccttcctagATCCCATCCATAATCATGTACTGCCTGTAATTGTCATTTAGTTGttctgtcattctttttttaaaaattgtgaacatatatacaacatttttaaaaattgggattaaTCAAATTCACAATATCaaggtaccctcaccaccttccattactaaaactttcccatctccccaagcaGAAACCCCACACCCATTATGCATGACCTTTCCATtccccctggcccctgccccccgCAACCTCTACTCTAATTTCTGGCTCTATTAGCTTGCATATTTTCCACTATTTTCTTAGTTATTACCataggacttaaatttaacattctaaatctataaaaatctcatttgctttgatatcaacttaacttcaataatataCACAAGCTGTATTCTTAGACTCTTCTGTCCACTAACCTTTATCTTCTTGTCATGAATTACATGCTCATACATTATGAGTCTAAAACCACTGACTTAACATTATAGTGTacgcatttgccttttagatcctacaggaagtaaaaagtggagttacaaaccaaaattacaatagtaatggcatttatatttacccatgttacCCTCACCagacattttgtcttttttttttttttttacattttgtcttttcatgtggcttcaatctattgtcATACCTATCTGGGGCAGAGAGCTAGGGGAAGGTGGGgcagagtgggggtgtgggggtgggactGAGCTGGTGGGGCAGGCTGGGTGGGTGGAATCTGTGGGAAAGCAAGAGGTGCTCCTTTCTTTTTACCCTGCAGaactctttagcatctcttttagggcaggtctagtggtgacaaactcccacAGCTTTTGTCtctctgggaatgtcttaa includes the following:
- the LOC101422985 gene encoding histone H2A-Bbd type 1-like translates to MRGKKSRQSTYWRRRPALSRSTRAELQFPVSRVDRVLRESHCAQRLSLSTPVFLAGILEYLTANVLELASHETGQRKRITPENVEKAVSKNPQLSRVFGDDINPQGDYMPHPRNN